The region TTTTACTTTCCTTTCCCTGTCTCATTAGACGCTTCAGTTGCGGTTCCCGACTCTACCCTATCCGGTATATTTTTGGCGCAAAATATTGGCATAATGAGACTTACATTGGAGCTTCGATATGGGTCCGCAATCCTTCGGGCCAGGAAAGATTGCCGCCTAGACCGGATTGCTGTTCATCTTTAACCCGTCATACAGAGTTTTGATTTCCTGCAGAAAGATAAAGACTCCGGGGAACCGGAGCCTTCGTGTCTTCCTTCTTTATTTTTTTACTGATTTGACTCCATCAAATCGGCAGAGATAACCGCCTTGCATCTCAAGGAGATCAATCGCTGTTTTTTGGCAGCCACTGCCTCTTAGTCGCCGCCGAGCCGTACCTTGAGACCGGTGCGGAACGTAAATGGAAGCGATGGATAGCCGATCGGGCCGATGTGCTGTTGCGATAGCAGGTTCCCGAGTTCCGCGAAGGCGGTTACGTGATGAGTAAAGGCGTAGGTCCCATACGCATCGAGCTTGGCGTAGCCGAAGTCGAGATTGCGATTCGGCAGCAGCAGTGTGTTGCCGCCGTTGAAGTCCGAGTAGGAGAGGAAGGTTGAGTCATCCGCACGGCTGGCGAAGGCTCCCTTGAGAGCGGCGGAAAATTTGTTGCTGGTGTACTGCGCGGCGAAGAAGCCCGTCTGTGGCGGGCGGCGGAAGGGACGCTGACCGACCAGCGGGTACGACGCTCCTATGGGCGTGTCAGGGTAGTTGGGATTGACGGCTGCGGTGCCGTTGGCGATGGCATCGGTCGAATAAGATTGCTCAACCAGTGAGGCGAGATAGGTGTATCCGCCACGAAGCAGGATCCTGTGGGTGGGAGCGAACTGCAGTTCTCCCTCAAAGCCCTGGGCACGATAGGCCAGGGTGTTCAGCAGTGCGCCGAAGATGATAGAGGTTGGAGTATTAATTCCGAAGACCGTCCGAAGCGTGCCATTGTCGATGTAATCGAGCTGATGGCTGAACTGATTGTGGAAGTAACCCGCTTTCAAGACCAGGGCCTGGCCGAGGATGTTCTGGTCCACACCGACGTCAAAGGTGCGGGACCGGAGCGCCTGGATAGGACGCACGTGGTAAGCCTCAATGAGGTCCGTCAAGTCCGCATCCTGGAGCTCTTTATAGAGCGAGGAGAACTCAACCGAGAGTGAAGGCTCCTGAACACCAGTGGAGGCATTGGCGCGAATCCTGGTTCCATGGAACAGCCCGTTTCCGGGCCGTACAGGAACCCAGGCAAGACCGAAGCGAGGTGTGCCTGCAGTACCGTACAGGTTGTTGCGCTCGATGGCTCCGCCAAACGAATAGAAGATGCGGTTTTTAATATCGCCTTGAAACTGGAGTGTGTACTGGTAGTTGGTCCGCTTGACGACCTGGGACTCAAAAAAGTTGGGATTGTTATATGAACCGCGCTCGTCTTCGTAACGGAATCCGAAGAGGCCGATGAAGTGCGGCGAGAAGGTGAAGTCGGACTGATAGTACAGCTCGTCCCGCAGCGAAGACTGATCAGTGGGTGCGGTTCCGGCGAAGAGGAAGGAGGCGCGTCCGGTGCCTGAGGTTCCATTGGCTCCATCGATGGTGACGATGTTTCCAAAGTACAGCGTATAACCGGGAAATCCACCAAAGCCGGGATAGTCGACGGCTTCTCCTGGAGCATAGAAGGTGACGGCCTGTTCGCGCTTACGAGCGATGCCGTAGCGAACGAGATTGTGCCACCTGTCACGCCAGCGATTTTCGAGCGTAGCGCCAGAGTAAAGATCCTGATCAGATTGCTTTCCCGGATTCGGAATGCCATAGAAGCTGTAAGCGCCGGGAAGTCCGGTGGCCGAGACACCGTTGCGGATGGTAAAGCGGAGCGAGGTGTTGGCGGTGATGTTGTAGCCGAGATTCCCCGCACTGGTTGACGAGTGATAGCGATCCATGGGGATGGAGTTTGAGGTGTCGAATCGCGAGAAGGCGCCGTAGTAGTCGAGGCGGCGGCGGGCACCGCTGAGGGTGACTTCATTGCGCCAGGTGTGGAAGTTCCCGGCGTCTCCGGAGTAGTTGAGGATGGGGCGGGATGTAGCGCCACGGGGCGTGGTGAAGTTCACCACCGAGGCTCCGGCGTCGGAGCCGTAGAGAACGCTGTTCGGACCGCGGTAAAGCTCGAAACCATCGAGGGCAGTCGAAGAGACGGTTCCGAAGTCGAACCGTCCGCCGATATCTTCTGACGTGACACCATCGATCATCACCTTGTTGGCGTCCGAGTTTCCGCCGCGCACAAAGAGAGAGCCTACACCGCCGTATTGCCCGGACTGGACGAAGTTGACGCCGGGCGACTGGCGAAGATCGTCCATCACTCCGACGCGGGTCTGAAGTGCGCTGAACGGGATGAGATTGATGGCAGAGCTGGCCTGCTGGATGGGCGTGGGGATTCCTGTCGCGGTGACGGTCACTTGCGCGGTGACAGAGGCAACCTCAAGGGTCACGTTGCGGCTGACGATATCGGTGCGTCCGCCATAGAAGCTCTGGCTGATGCCCGAGGTGAACGTCGGCGAGGAGGTAAGAAGAACGAATCTTCCGGAGCCGGTGCTGCGAATCTCAAAGGAACCGTCGGAACCACTGAGGGCAGAGCCCGCTACGGATTTGCCCTGAATGAGTTGAACACGTGCTCCAGGCACAGCTGCGCCGAGCGGATCGGTAACGGTTCCACGGACGATAACGGCACGGGAAGAGGTACTGGCGAAGGCAAAGAGCGCAAAAGCGACAAGAAGACGGAAGAGAGGTGAGACCGCAAACGGACGTGCGGATGCTTGCATGAGGTTGGACTCCTCGTTCCCCCCTCGGGAACGTGGCTGTTGTGCGACAACGAAACCGGTCTCCTGACTGTCGCGTTCCATGTCTGCCATCAGGGCTCTTCCCTTCCCGAAGAATGGATCAGTGGGAGTGAGCCAGGCAGCATTCACACTCATACAAGTACAAGCATGCGCGAATCACAGTTGCGGGGCAGTGGCGGAATCTCACCGCGCTTCCCGAGCATTTCATTGCGTTACAAAGTAAATTTAGACGACGCGAACTCGTTGACGACAGCCCGGCCGCAGGTTTAGAGCAATATCTATTAGTTTGCGGTATATGAAAGCACGAAGTCAAAAGTAACAACAGCTGCCTGCCGGAGTTGTCATTCCGGTGTCATCACCCCTATTGGTTATCGGGATGGAGAGTTTCTGTTCTGCCCTTAGCATCTGGAAATCCTGCGGGCAAGATGCAGGAATGCTTCGCGTTGCTCAGGATGACGGTTTTAGCCGTGAGTGGTTATCAATACTTACGCTGCAGGAATGTTCTATTTTTGCAGGCTGAGCGGGTCGAACTTTTTGGTGTCTTCGAGAGCAAATCGGCCGATCTCGAACGGGTGCGAGGTCTGGGGCTTGTTGTAGACCGGATCGGAGGGATAAGGCGAAGGAGTGAGCGTAGGAAAGGCCCAGACGCGGCCGTTGCTGAGGTCGACGACCACCTTCGAGTAGACCTGCTGGCTGTTATCGGGAGCGCGGACGAGAAAGGTGCCCGGCTCGAAGAAGTAGTTCGTATCGGTGGACTGGGCCAGAACGGGCTCCGGGGCGCGAACGGGGCGCAGAACGAGCGCCAGAAGGAGCAGCGCGATGGCCGCAAGCAGAATGTTGGTCGATCTGAGGGCATTCATAGAACTCTCTTAGGGCGATCCTCTCTACGAGAAAGCCGCATATCCTTCGACTCCGGCCTTCGAGCCGCGGCTCAGGGTGACACCTATGGTAAGTCTCAATTCTCAATGACGCCCGTACAATTCCGAGGATTGTTGCAGGTTTCTTCGATCAGGGGATGAGGAGAAGCTTGCCGGTTGTCTTGCGACCCTCGAGGTCACGGTGCGCATGAGCGGCGTCGGCCAGCGGATAGACGTGTTCCACGCGGAGCGTCAGTTCGCCCTTGGCGATGGCATCGAAGACCTCGCCGGCACGATGCTCCAGCTCTTCACGGGTGGCGGTGTAGTCCTTGAGGGTAGGCCGGGTGATGTAGAGCGAACCCGTCTGCGAGAGGCGAATCAGATCGAAAGGAGGAACCGCTCCGCTGGATGCGCCAAAGAGGACGAGCATACCGCGGCGACTGAGAATCGAGAGGGACTTGTCGAATGTTGTCTTGCCTACAGAGTCGTAGACGACGCGGAGTCCTGACGGTGCGAGCTTCCTGATGGCATCGGCAAAGTCCTCTCTGGTATAGAGGATCACATCATCGGCGCCAGCAGCCCGGGAGAGCTCGGCCTTTTCCTCCGTCGATACTGTTGTGAAGACCGTGGCTCCGAGAGACTTGGCCATCTGCGTCAGCAGCAGGCCAACTCCGCCGGCGCCTGCGTGGATGAGAACCTCATCACCGGGTTGAATGGAATAGGTAGAATGCGCCAGATAATGCGCGGTCATCCCCTGCAACATGGCGGCGGCGGCCTGCTGGGCCGTGACAGCCTCTGGAACATGAACAAGCGACGACACCGGGGCAAGCGCAAGCTGTGCGTAGGTTCCGGGGTACGTGGTCCAGGCGACTCGATCGCCGACTTTGAAGCCGCTGACTGCGGTCTCATCGCCGAGAGCAACGATGATTCCGGCGGCTTCCTGCCCGAGGGTATACGGAAGAGGCGCAGGATAGCGGCCCTCGCGAAGGTAGGTATCGATGAAGTTCACTCCGGAAGCTTCAATGCGCACGAGCGCCTGTCCGGGTCCGGGAGTGGGCGTGGGAAGCTCCGTGAACTGAAGGACCTCTGGACCGCCGTGCTGGAAGATCTGTATCGCCTGCATGGATGATTCGATGCCTCTCGTGTCGGTTTGTTTCAAGAGGATAGCAGGGGTTTCACTCCAGCAAGGAGGTCGACGGGGGGATAGCCCGTTAGATCGCGGATGCTCGCGACGGGGCCGTTCTTCATCACGGACCTGATTCCCTTCTCGCGAGCGCCTTCGGAGGCATAGGTCTCACTTTTGCCGAGGATCTCGTCATCGGCAGAGCGAAGGATGAAGAATGGCTGCGAATGAGACGAACGTTTCCGCTCGAAACGATTGTCCAGCGTACAGCTCCTGCGGACAGATTCGATCGCCTGAAGAGCATTGGTCTTCGAGCAATAGGTCTCGCTGGCAAGAATCACTTCGCCGTTAGCAGCTTTCAGATAAAAGATGAACTGATGCCCCGGTACAGCCTTCAACTCGTAACGGGCTGACATGCCTTCCTCCGTCTGATCTGCAAAAAAGAACAGAATCCAGCTTCCACGGAGGGGCCCTGGCTACCAGCTGGACAGCCAATAATGTATCTCATTGCTGCGAAGATCAGGAAAAGAGTTTTGTCGAACCTGGCGAAAGAGATGAGGGCTACTGTAGCAGACTCTCTTCCGAGCGGAGGCGCACGATGCGGTCGACCGCGTAAGGCGCCCGGTGCGATGCGGTATGGAAATGCCGCACCTGCAGTTCGCCAAGCAGGCCGATACCGATCATCTGGACTCCGGCGAGGATCAGGACGCCGGCGACGACGAAAAGCGGTCCGTGCATGTCCATCACATGCTGGCTGGTTACCAGCTTCAGCACCAGCAGCCATGCTGCAAGGGCGCCGCCTAGGAAAGAGCTGATCGCGCCGATGGTTCCGAAGAAGTGCAAAGGGCGCGTCATGTACTTGAGGAGAAAGCGGATCGTCAGCAGGTCGAAGAAGACCCGGAAGGTGCGGGAGATTCCGTAGTGGCTTTTGCCAAACTGGCGGCTGGGGTTGGAGATCGGAATCTCGCAGATGCTG is a window of Edaphobacter sp. 12200R-103 DNA encoding:
- a CDS encoding TonB-dependent receptor; the protein is MQASARPFAVSPLFRLLVAFALFAFASTSSRAVIVRGTVTDPLGAAVPGARVQLIQGKSVAGSALSGSDGSFEIRSTGSGRFVLLTSSPTFTSGISQSFYGGRTDIVSRNVTLEVASVTAQVTVTATGIPTPIQQASSAINLIPFSALQTRVGVMDDLRQSPGVNFVQSGQYGGVGSLFVRGGNSDANKVMIDGVTSEDIGGRFDFGTVSSTALDGFELYRGPNSVLYGSDAGASVVNFTTPRGATSRPILNYSGDAGNFHTWRNEVTLSGARRRLDYYGAFSRFDTSNSIPMDRYHSSTSAGNLGYNITANTSLRFTIRNGVSATGLPGAYSFYGIPNPGKQSDQDLYSGATLENRWRDRWHNLVRYGIARKREQAVTFYAPGEAVDYPGFGGFPGYTLYFGNIVTIDGANGTSGTGRASFLFAGTAPTDQSSLRDELYYQSDFTFSPHFIGLFGFRYEDERGSYNNPNFFESQVVKRTNYQYTLQFQGDIKNRIFYSFGGAIERNNLYGTAGTPRFGLAWVPVRPGNGLFHGTRIRANASTGVQEPSLSVEFSSLYKELQDADLTDLIEAYHVRPIQALRSRTFDVGVDQNILGQALVLKAGYFHNQFSHQLDYIDNGTLRTVFGINTPTSIIFGALLNTLAYRAQGFEGELQFAPTHRILLRGGYTYLASLVEQSYSTDAIANGTAAVNPNYPDTPIGASYPLVGQRPFRRPPQTGFFAAQYTSNKFSAALKGAFASRADDSTFLSYSDFNGGNTLLLPNRNLDFGYAKLDAYGTYAFTHHVTAFAELGNLLSQQHIGPIGYPSLPFTFRTGLKVRLGGD
- a CDS encoding quinone oxidoreductase, with the translated sequence MQAIQIFQHGGPEVLQFTELPTPTPGPGQALVRIEASGVNFIDTYLREGRYPAPLPYTLGQEAAGIIVALGDETAVSGFKVGDRVAWTTYPGTYAQLALAPVSSLVHVPEAVTAQQAAAAMLQGMTAHYLAHSTYSIQPGDEVLIHAGAGGVGLLLTQMAKSLGATVFTTVSTEEKAELSRAAGADDVILYTREDFADAIRKLAPSGLRVVYDSVGKTTFDKSLSILSRRGMLVLFGASSGAVPPFDLIRLSQTGSLYITRPTLKDYTATREELEHRAGEVFDAIAKGELTLRVEHVYPLADAAHAHRDLEGRKTTGKLLLIP
- a CDS encoding YegP family protein, yielding MSARYELKAVPGHQFIFYLKAANGEVILASETYCSKTNALQAIESVRRSCTLDNRFERKRSSHSQPFFILRSADDEILGKSETYASEGAREKGIRSVMKNGPVASIRDLTGYPPVDLLAGVKPLLSS